Proteins encoded within one genomic window of Pithys albifrons albifrons isolate INPA30051 chromosome 9, PitAlb_v1, whole genome shotgun sequence:
- the MORN4 gene encoding MORN repeat-containing protein 4 isoform X2, with protein sequence MTLTKGSFTYSSGEEYRGEWKEGRRHGIGQLTFADGTSYVGHFENGLFHGCGVLTFSDGSRYEGEFVQGKFNGVGVFTRCDNMTFEGEFKGGRVYGFGLLTFPDGSHGVPRNEGFFENNKLLRREKCTAIIQRAQGASKSAHNLTA encoded by the exons ATGACCCTCACTAAAGGCTCCTTCACCTACTCCAGTGGGGAGGAGTACCGTGGCGAGTGGAAGGAAG GTCGCAGGCATGGCATTGGGCAGCTGACGTTTGCCGATGGCACCTCTTACGTGGGGCACTTTGAGAATGGACTGTTCCATGGCTGCGGTGTTCTCACCTTCTCTGACGGCTCCAG GTATGAGGGGGAGTTTGTGCAGGGCAAGTTCAACGGCGTTGGAGTCTTCACCCGCTGCGACAACATGACCTTTGAGGGCGAGTTCAAAGGCGGGCGTGTGTACGGCTTTG gtCTCTTGACCTTCCCTGATGGCTCCCACGGGGTGCCCCGCAACGAGGGCTTCTTTGAGAACAACAAGCTGCTGCGGCGGGAGAAATGCACAGCCATCATCCAGAGGGCCCAGGGTGCCTCCAAGTCTGCCCACAACCTGACAGCATGA
- the MORN4 gene encoding MORN repeat-containing protein 4 isoform X1 translates to MQGLWVSQTALPAQQLSVSLPASSCPAVLEAVAMTLTKGSFTYSSGEEYRGEWKEGRRHGIGQLTFADGTSYVGHFENGLFHGCGVLTFSDGSRYEGEFVQGKFNGVGVFTRCDNMTFEGEFKGGRVYGFGLLTFPDGSHGVPRNEGFFENNKLLRREKCTAIIQRAQGASKSAHNLTA, encoded by the exons ATGCAGGGGCTCTGGGTAAGCCAgactgctctccctgcccagcagctaTCTGTGtctctccctgccagctcttgccctgctgtgctggaggctgTTGCCATGACCCTCACTAAAGGCTCCTTCACCTACTCCAGTGGGGAGGAGTACCGTGGCGAGTGGAAGGAAG GTCGCAGGCATGGCATTGGGCAGCTGACGTTTGCCGATGGCACCTCTTACGTGGGGCACTTTGAGAATGGACTGTTCCATGGCTGCGGTGTTCTCACCTTCTCTGACGGCTCCAG GTATGAGGGGGAGTTTGTGCAGGGCAAGTTCAACGGCGTTGGAGTCTTCACCCGCTGCGACAACATGACCTTTGAGGGCGAGTTCAAAGGCGGGCGTGTGTACGGCTTTG gtCTCTTGACCTTCCCTGATGGCTCCCACGGGGTGCCCCGCAACGAGGGCTTCTTTGAGAACAACAAGCTGCTGCGGCGGGAGAAATGCACAGCCATCATCCAGAGGGCCCAGGGTGCCTCCAAGTCTGCCCACAACCTGACAGCATGA
- the PI4K2A gene encoding phosphatidylinositol 4-kinase type 2-alpha, with amino-acid sequence MDETSPLVSPERAQGPDYGLPGGAVRTLPAAAPPPPSPPSSPGGRDRERQPLLERGPRGPAAAQAQAQAQAAAQAQAQAAAAAQRERNDFPEDPEFAEVVRRAELASERGIFPERISQGSSGSYFVKDPQGKIIGVFKPKNEEPYGQLNPKWTKWLQKLCCPCCFGRDCLVLNQGYLSEAGASLVDQKLELNIVPRTKVVYLASETFNYSAIDRVKSRGKRLALEKVPKVGQRFNRIGLPPKVGSFQLFVEGYKDADYWLRRFEAEPLPENTNRQLLLQFERLVVLDYIIRNTDRGNDNWLIKYDCPLDSAGVRDSDWVVVKEPIIKLAAIDNGLAFPLKHPDSWRAYPFYWAWLPQAKIPFSQEIKDLILPKISDPNFVKDLEEDLYELFKKDPGFDRGQFHKQIAVMRGQILNLTQALKDGKSPLHLVQMPPVIVETARSHQRSASESYTQSFQSRKPFFSWW; translated from the exons ATGGACGAGACGAGCCCGCTGGTGTCGCCGGAGCGGGCGCAGGGCCCCGACTACGGGCTGCCGGGGGGCGCCGTGCGCACCCTCCCGGCCGCCGCGCCCCCGCcgccctcccctcccagctcccctggGGGTCGCGACCGCGAGCGGCAGCCGCTGCTGGAGCGGGGGCCGCGGGGCCCAGCGGCGGCGCAGGCCCAGGCTCAGGCCCAGGCGGCGGCGCAGGCCCAAGCCcaagcggcggcggcggcgcaaCGGGAGCGCAACGACTTCCCCGAGGATCCCGAGTTCGCCGAGGTGGTGCGGCGGGCCGAGCTGGCCAGCGAGCGTGGCATCTTCCCCGAGCGCATCTCGCAGGGCTCCAGTGGCAGCTACTTCGTCAAGGACCCGCAGGGG AAAATCATTGGTGTCTTCAAGCCCAAGAATGAGGAGCCATATGGGCAGCTGAACCCCAAGTGGACCAAGTGGCTGCAGAAGTTGTGCTGCCCATGCTGCTTTGGGAGAGACTGCCTAGTCCTGAACCAGGGCTACCTGTCAGAGGCGGGTGCCAGCCTGGTAGACCAGAAACTGGAACTCAACATTGTTCCCCGCACAAAG GTGGTGTATCTGGCCAGTGAGACCTTTAACTACAGTGCCATCGACAGGGTGAAGTCCCGAGGAAAGAGGCTGGCCCTGGAGAAGGTGCCCAAAGTTGGGCAGCGCTTCAACCGCATTGGTCTGCCACCCAAG GTGGGCTCCTTCCAGCTCTTTGTGGAAGGCTACAAGGATGCTGACTACTGGCTGCGGCGGTTTGAAGCTGAGCCGCTCCCAGAGAACACCAACCGGcaactgctgctgcagtttgaGCGGCTGGTGGTGCTGGACTACATCATCAGGAACACAG ATCGGGGCAATGACAACTGGCTCATCAAGTACGACTGTCCCCTGGACAGTGCAGGCGTGCGG GACAGTGACTGGGTGGTGGTGAAGGAGCCCATCATCAAGCTGGCTGCTATAGACAATGGTTTGGCCTTTCCCTTGAAACACCCTGACTCCTGGAGAGCAT ATCCATTCTACTGGGCATGGCTGCCCCAAGCCAAAATCCCCTTTTCACAGGAGATCAAGGACTTGATTCTTCCCAAGATCTCAGACCCCAATTTTGTCAAGGACCTGGAGGAAGATCTATATGAGCTCTTCAAG AAAGACCCTGGCTTTGACAGGGGACAGTTTCACAAGCAGATTGCTGTCATGAGAGGCCAG ATCCTGAACCTGACTCAGGCACTGAAAGATGGGAAGAGCCCGCTGCACCTGGTTCAGATGCCACCTGTGATTGTGGAAACAGCACGTTCCCACCAGCGCTCTGCCAGTGAGTCCTACACACAGAGCTTCCAGAGCCGGAAGCCTTTCTTCTCATGGTGGTAG
- the AVPI1 gene encoding arginine vasopressin-induced protein 1 isoform X2: protein MAGTMGTPASVVSDPPGRAAPAARGRKRASANIFQGVGLVELRSLFRSGGAEQPEERARLVWRYAGQQRMGRALRRLRRRRAARPGDGMATFRPPADRRGAGGRLRGRDGLGVPVAALSGQAGEEQGSWRVGVSAAGLSEDTKCMG from the exons A TGGCTGGGACCATGGGCACGCCGGCCTCGGTGGTCAGCGACCCTCCAGGGCGAGCGGCGCCCGCAGCCCGCGGCCGTAAGCGAGCCTCGGCCAACATCTTCCAGGGCGTGGGGCTGGTGGAACTGCGCAGCCTGTTCCGGAGCGGCGGGGCCGAGCAGCCAGAAGAGCGCGCCCGCCTCGTCTGGCGGTACGCGGGCCAGCAGCGCATGGGGCGGGCCCTGCGGCGGCTCCGGCGGCGGCGGGCAGCCCGGCCCGGCGACGGGATGGCAACGTTTCGGCCACCTGCG GATcgcagaggagctggagggcgACTGCGGGGCCGAGACGGGCTCGGGGTCCCTGTAGCAGCGCTGAGCGGCCAGGCCGGGGAGGAGCAGGGCTCCTGGAGAGTGGGTGTCAGTGCTGCCGGGCTCTCCGAGGACACTAAGTGTATGGGGTAG
- the AVPI1 gene encoding arginine vasopressin-induced protein 1 isoform X1 gives MSGTGVRREAVAGTMGTPASVVSDPPGRAAPAARGRKRASANIFQGVGLVELRSLFRSGGAEQPEERARLVWRYAGQQRMGRALRRLRRRRAARPGDGMATFRPPADRRGAGGRLRGRDGLGVPVAALSGQAGEEQGSWRVGVSAAGLSEDTKCMG, from the exons ATGAGCGGCACGGGGGTGCGGCGCGAAGCGG TGGCTGGGACCATGGGCACGCCGGCCTCGGTGGTCAGCGACCCTCCAGGGCGAGCGGCGCCCGCAGCCCGCGGCCGTAAGCGAGCCTCGGCCAACATCTTCCAGGGCGTGGGGCTGGTGGAACTGCGCAGCCTGTTCCGGAGCGGCGGGGCCGAGCAGCCAGAAGAGCGCGCCCGCCTCGTCTGGCGGTACGCGGGCCAGCAGCGCATGGGGCGGGCCCTGCGGCGGCTCCGGCGGCGGCGGGCAGCCCGGCCCGGCGACGGGATGGCAACGTTTCGGCCACCTGCG GATcgcagaggagctggagggcgACTGCGGGGCCGAGACGGGCTCGGGGTCCCTGTAGCAGCGCTGAGCGGCCAGGCCGGGGAGGAGCAGGGCTCCTGGAGAGTGGGTGTCAGTGCTGCCGGGCTCTCCGAGGACACTAAGTGTATGGGGTAG
- the AVPI1 gene encoding arginine vasopressin-induced protein 1 isoform X3, with protein MGTPASVVSDPPGRAAPAARGRKRASANIFQGVGLVELRSLFRSGGAEQPEERARLVWRYAGQQRMGRALRRLRRRRAARPGDGMATFRPPADRRGAGGRLRGRDGLGVPVAALSGQAGEEQGSWRVGVSAAGLSEDTKCMG; from the exons ATGGGCACGCCGGCCTCGGTGGTCAGCGACCCTCCAGGGCGAGCGGCGCCCGCAGCCCGCGGCCGTAAGCGAGCCTCGGCCAACATCTTCCAGGGCGTGGGGCTGGTGGAACTGCGCAGCCTGTTCCGGAGCGGCGGGGCCGAGCAGCCAGAAGAGCGCGCCCGCCTCGTCTGGCGGTACGCGGGCCAGCAGCGCATGGGGCGGGCCCTGCGGCGGCTCCGGCGGCGGCGGGCAGCCCGGCCCGGCGACGGGATGGCAACGTTTCGGCCACCTGCG GATcgcagaggagctggagggcgACTGCGGGGCCGAGACGGGCTCGGGGTCCCTGTAGCAGCGCTGAGCGGCCAGGCCGGGGAGGAGCAGGGCTCCTGGAGAGTGGGTGTCAGTGCTGCCGGGCTCTCCGAGGACACTAAGTGTATGGGGTAG
- the MARVELD1 gene encoding MARVEL domain-containing protein 1: MARTAPPSVPPPPGPPARGSLSLHRAYLRSPLGLLRLGQLALGAAFWVTVAAHKYEGAAHFALFAAVLVWLLTLALFGLSLLGRWELVPWLGSRWLLTNLVHDLALGVGLYAAATGIMGHKAGQRSYCNLPGYSQHCLYGAYLSASICGGITACLYLFSGLYCLSRRCRDQRDII; the protein is encoded by the coding sequence ATGGCCCGCACGGCTCCCCCGTCAGTGCCGCCGCCCCCGGGGCCGCCGGCCCGCGGCTCCCTCAGCCTCCACCGAGCCTACCTGCGGAGCCCGCTGGGCCTGCTGCGCCTGGGGCAGCTGGCGCTGGGCGCTGCCTTCTGGGTGACGGTGGCGGCCCACAAGTACGAGGGGGCGGCCCACTTCGCCCTCTTCGCCGCCGTCCTGGTCTGGCTCCTCACCCTGGCCCTCTTCGGGCTGAGCCTGCTGGGGCGCTGGGAGCTGGTGCCCTGGCTGGGCTCCCGCTGGCTCCTCACCAACCTGGTGCACGACCTGGCGCTGGGTGTGGGGCTCTATGCAGCTGCCACTGGCATCATGGGCCACAAGGCCGGTCAGAGAAGCTATTGCAACCTGCCAGGCTacagccagcactgcctctACGGTGCCTACCTGAGCGCCTCCATCTGCGGGGGCATCACTGCTTGCCTGTACCTCTTCTCTGGGCTCTATTGTCTGTCACGGCGTTGCCGAGACCAGCGTGACATCATCTGA